One segment of Thamnophis elegans isolate rThaEle1 chromosome 16, rThaEle1.pri, whole genome shotgun sequence DNA contains the following:
- the LOC116519376 gene encoding LOW QUALITY PROTEIN: surfeit locus protein 6-like (The sequence of the model RefSeq protein was modified relative to this genomic sequence to represent the inferred CDS: inserted 1 base in 1 codon; substituted 2 bases at 2 genomic stop codons): LYLQTLAKKICAQELREPLKRKFGGPGSKLRDESTQPGKKKKKKERKKEKNQKKKNTVGLLGXKFSQGPAKPASYDAKKMGPVTAIAPGASAEERNGKETLVTPGGTGKMEXKGTXHKFAMDFLRQRLHNKIEEISGKASAKTLSPTVLEKRQRRKYERERKKRRRKEIKMKEKLEKETAEEASPAVASEPQQAESKPDILFNKVEIHAEEELNKLKKKEVKRKSIKGNITPLTGKNYKQLLNRLESRKTQLEELKAKDEEKAKELEAKMQWTNVLYKAEGVKIRDDEEKLKAALKRKEKRKAQRQRKWEKRTEQVVERMQQRQEKRRKNIQEKKLAKIEKKKAKARKKGRILPEDLKKAGPKRN, translated from the exons CTTTACTTGCAGACTCTGGCGAAGAAAATTTGCGCCCAGGAACTCCGTGAACCGCTGAAAAGGAAGTTTG GAGGGCCTGGAAGCAAGCTGAGGGACGAGAGCACTCAGCccgggaagaagaagaagaagaaggagaggaagaaagaaaaaaatcagaaaaagaagaATACAGTGGGGCTTCTAG GCAAATTCAGCCAAGGACCAGCCAAACCAGCAAGCTACGATGCGAAGAAGATGGGGCCAGTTACTGCAATCGCACCTGGTGCCAGTGCAGAggaaagaaatgggaaagaaaCGTTGGTAACACCTGGCGGTACAGGTAAAAT GGAATAAAAAGGCACCTGACACAAATTTGCAATGGATTTCTTGCGGCAGAGGCTACACAACAAAATTGAAGAAATATCTGGGAAG GCTAGCGCCAAAACTCTCTCACCCACCGTGCTGGAGAAGCGCCAGCGAAGGAAATACGAACGAGAGAGAAAGAAACGCCGGAGGAAGGAGATcaaaatgaaggagaaattagAGAAGGAAACCGCAGAAGAGGCGTCACCCGCCGTGGCTTCGGAGCCCCAGCAGGCGGAGAGCAAACCTGACATCTTGTTTAACAAAGTGGAGATCCATGCAGAAGAGGAGCTGAACAAACTGAAGAAAAAGGAGGTTAAAAGAAAATCCATCAAAGGCAACATAACACCACTGACCGGCAAGAATTATAAGCAACTCTTAAACCGGCTGGAATCTCGGAAAACCCAGTTGGAAGAGTTGAAGGCCAAAGACGAGGAGAAGGCTAAGGAGTTGGAGGCAAAGATGCAATGGACCAATGTCCTTTACAAGGCCGAAGGCGTGAAGATCCGCGATGACGAAGAGAAGCTGAAGGCCGCCCTGAAACGCAAAGAGAAACGTAAGGCCCAGCGTCAGAGGAAGTGGGAAAAGCGGACGGAACAGGTGGTAGAGAGAATGCAGCAGCGGCAAGAGAAACGTCGCAAGAACATCCAGGAGAAGAAGCTGGCCAAGATCGAGAAGAAGAAGGCTAAAGCTCGGAAGAAAGGACGCATCCTTCCTGAAGATCTCAAGAAAGCTGGCCCTAAACGGAACTGA